The proteins below come from a single Solea senegalensis isolate Sse05_10M linkage group LG2, IFAPA_SoseM_1, whole genome shotgun sequence genomic window:
- the LOC122765169 gene encoding protein SON isoform X2 yields the protein MKTKRFLRALRFPLAIKTAVEGAGAASEMVRDEIATSDREKQEDVRRSGSQKKHKKHKKHKSKKKKRNRENEKESSSESGAELEGTKHQTRRGTPADVDMEQDEDKQSKSKSHKRHSSGKRKKKKRKRKGDDNSSDSDSPYMSRPRDSKCGRASSPRRREELPDIIPKQDSSNKGRRDEENHGRRSRSLSPSNSHYRSHSRSVRRSSRSRCGHHHQRSRSRSLSSSQCHRTRSSSSEKRGAVEVSAKVPSKSHEPPVLASSPTPRNIKTEELTESRPTELHNQDQCKMPAEKKAEETTQQLAAGCGISQSALNKSIVTEHKQTAEPIISQLKASENLNTDRKSPAKKKKKKTSKSPQRSKDGKSSKNKKRSRSPCRSHRRGSRSRSRLRRTKSRSRSGGRTSRRSRSRSRSASRSRRRAPYSQRDRWKREPSHSPVLILRKDRSPTRKHDSSSNSPHRITELDKEQLLEIAKANAAAMCAKAGMPIPASLRSTVLPLTLPSMAMNAAVASMTAATMTAALSNMGSLSSLLALPSITNKPPPAAAAAAAQPNMAALEEVKRKVAKQANTISIKEFTDKCKMIVDSKGELPVAVPHVSDEEDDGKPFGGSALREQKAISFNINNTAVRPTVRSDAGIAKEFPVSSGSQHRKKEGETLGAYGEWVPVDKTADKTAGASRKAQSHIPTTSATSSSSAKAVAVAAGSPEAVEQPAPVNDSVFPDPVQQPVDISQAVTERIKAQRRLAENPYDVSAICMLNRAQEQVDAWAQSNTVPGLFTGSTGAQVLTSEELSNSGPQAWLKKDQFLRAAPVSGGVGEFLMRKMGWRTGEGLGRNREGTVEPIIIDFKVDRKGLVAEGEKPQKQTGGLVVTKDLMGKHPVSALIELCNKRRIMQPEFVMVHHSGPDHRKNFLFKVTLNGVDYQPQTASPNKKHAKAMAATVALQALGEVPADGPGLYTGPVFTAASTGPLFST from the exons ATGAAGACAAAAC GTTTCCTCCgggctctccggtttcctctgGCCATCAAAAC AGCTGTTGAAGGAGCAGGAGCTGCCAGTGAAATGGTTAGAGATGAGATAGCCACCTCAGACAGAGAGAAGCAGGAAGACGTGAGACGCAGTGGTTCACAGAAGAAacataaaaagcacaaaaaacataaaagtaagaagaagaaaaggaaccGAGAGAACGAAAAGGAAAGCAGCTCAGAGTCTGGGGCAGAACTGGAAGGAACCAAACATCAAACaag AAGAGGAACACCAGCAGATGTGGATATGGAACAAG ATGAGGATAAGCAGAGCAAGTCCAAGTCCCACAAGCGGCACTCATcagggaagaggaagaagaagaagagaaagaggaaaggcGATGACAACTCATCAGATTCTGACTCCCCATACATGTCAAGACCGAGGGACAGTAAATGTGGTCGAGCCTCCTCGCCAAGACGACGAGAGGAGCTGCCTGATATAATCCCCAAACAG GACAGCTCCAATAAAGGAAGAAGAGATGAGGAGAATCAtgggaggaggagcagatcCCTCTCACCGTCAAATTCCCATTATCGTTCGCATTCCCGTTCAGTAAGGAGAAGCTCACGTTCACGGTGTGGACACCACCACCAAAGATCAAGGAGTCGCTCTTTATCCAGTTCACAATGCCACAGGACCCGGTCAAG CTCCTCAGAGAAGAGAGGAGCTGTTGAGGTGTCCGCTAAGGTTCCTTCAAAAAGCCATGAGCCACCTGTGCTGGCCTCCAGTCCGACGCCAAGAAACATCAAAACAGAGGAGCTGACAGAGTCACGGCCTACAGAGTTACATAACCAAGACCAGTGTAAAATGCCAGCAGAGAAGAAAGCAgaggaaacaacacaacaattag CTGCAGGTTGTGGCATATCCCAATCTGCACTGAACAAGTCCATAGTGACTGAACACAAGCAGACTGCTGAGCCCATCATTTCTCAACTGAAAGcatcagaaaaccttaacacagacagaaaatcaccagcaaagaagaagaagaagaaaacgtcCAAGTCTCCACAGAGGAGCAAAGATGGAAAGTCgtcaaaaaataagaaaagatcCAGGTCCCCATGTAGGAGCCACAGGAGGGGATCCAGATCTCGCAGCCGTTTAAGGAGGACAAAATCCAGATCAAG GTCAGGCGGCCGGACGTCCAGGAGGTCACGCTCACGCTCCAGGTCAGCGTCACGGAGTCGGAGGAGGGCGCCGTACAGTCAGAGGGATCGCTGGAAACGAGAGCCAAGTCACTCACCCGTACTCATCCTCCGCAAAGATAGATCCCCTACAAGGAAACATGATAGCTCGAGCAACAGTCCTCACCGCATCACTGAACTAG ATAAGGAGCAGCTGTTGGAAATTGCCAAGGCCAATGCTGCTGCCATGTGTGCCAAAGCAGGTATGCCCATTCCTGCCAGCCTGAGGTCCACAGTGCTTCCCCTGACTCTGCCCAGTATGGCTATGAACGCCGCAGTGGCCAGTATGACTGCCG cCACCATGACGGCAGCCTTGTCAAACATGGGTTCTCTGTCTTCACTGCTAGCGCTACCCTCTATAACCAACAAAcctccccctgctgctgctgctgctgctgctcagcccAACATGGCTGCTTTGGAGGAAGTGAAGAGGAAAGTGGCAAAGCAGGCCAACACCATCAGCATCAAGGAGTTTACTGAT aaatgtaaGATGATTGTGGACAGTAAAGGAGAGCTGCCAGTGGCTGTTCCTCATGTGTcagatgaagaggatgatggGAAACCATTTGGAGGATCAGCTCTTCGGGAGCAAAAAGCCATCAGCTTCAACATCAAT AACACAGCAGTTCGTCCTACAGTGCGCAGTGATGCCGGCATAGCCAAGGAGTTTCCCGTGTCTTCGGGGTCCCAGCATCGGAAGAAG GAGGGCGAGACATTGGGTGCCTACGGAGAATGGGTTCCAGTGGACAAAACAGCAGACAAGACTGCAGGTGCCTCCAGGAAGGCCCAGAGTCACATTCCCACAACATCTGCCACCTCGTCTTCATCAGCCAAAGCTGTGGCAGTGGCAGCAGGGTCACCAGAGGCTGTTGAACAACCAGCACCCGTTAATGACAGCGTTTTTCCTGACCCAGTGCAGCAG CCAGTAGATATCTCTCAGGCTGTAACCGAGAGAATCAAAGCTCAGAGGCGTTTGGCTGAGAATCCATATGATGTCAGTGCGATCTGCATGCTCAACCGAGCACAAGAGCAG GTGGATGCGTGGGCCCAGTCCAACACTGTCCCCGGTCTCTTTACTGGTTCTACTGGAGCACAGGTCCTCACCTCAGAGGAGCTGTCCAACAGTGGACCACAAGCATGGCTGAAGAAG GACCAGTTCCTTAGGGCGGCTCCAGTATCAGGGGGTGTGGGGGAGTTCCTGATGAGGAAGATGGGCTGGAGGACGGGGGAGGGCCTGGGGAGGAACCGTGAGGGTACCGTGGAGCCAATTATCATTGACTTCAAAGTGGACCGCAAAG GACTGGTTGCTGAAGGAGAGAAGCCACAGAAGCAGACGGGAGGACTGGTGGTAACCAAGGATCTAATGG GTAAACACCCAGTGTCCGCTCTCATTGAGCTGTGCAACAAGAGGCGGATCATGCAGCCTGAGTTTGTCATGGTTCACCACAGTGGTCCTGACCATCGCAAGAATTTTCTCTTCAAG GTCACATTGAATGGTGTGGACTACCAACCACAGACAGCAAGCCCAAACAAGAAACATGCCAAGGCCATGGCAGCTACAGTTGCCTTGCAGGCTCTGGGAGAG GTTCCTGCTGATGGACCAGGACTCTACACTGGCCCTGTCTTCACTGCTGCTTCTACTGGCCCTTTGTTCTCTACATAG
- the LOC122765169 gene encoding protein SON isoform X1, whose protein sequence is MAANIEQIFQDFILSKIREIEDQNEDKTAVEGAGAASEMVRDEIATSDREKQEDVRRSGSQKKHKKHKKHKSKKKKRNRENEKESSSESGAELEGTKHQTRRGTPADVDMEQDEDKQSKSKSHKRHSSGKRKKKKRKRKGDDNSSDSDSPYMSRPRDSKCGRASSPRRREELPDIIPKQDSSNKGRRDEENHGRRSRSLSPSNSHYRSHSRSVRRSSRSRCGHHHQRSRSRSLSSSQCHRTRSSSSEKRGAVEVSAKVPSKSHEPPVLASSPTPRNIKTEELTESRPTELHNQDQCKMPAEKKAEETTQQLAAGCGISQSALNKSIVTEHKQTAEPIISQLKASENLNTDRKSPAKKKKKKTSKSPQRSKDGKSSKNKKRSRSPCRSHRRGSRSRSRLRRTKSRSRSGGRTSRRSRSRSRSASRSRRRAPYSQRDRWKREPSHSPVLILRKDRSPTRKHDSSSNSPHRITELDKEQLLEIAKANAAAMCAKAGMPIPASLRSTVLPLTLPSMAMNAAVASMTAATMTAALSNMGSLSSLLALPSITNKPPPAAAAAAAQPNMAALEEVKRKVAKQANTISIKEFTDKCKMIVDSKGELPVAVPHVSDEEDDGKPFGGSALREQKAISFNINNTAVRPTVRSDAGIAKEFPVSSGSQHRKKEGETLGAYGEWVPVDKTADKTAGASRKAQSHIPTTSATSSSSAKAVAVAAGSPEAVEQPAPVNDSVFPDPVQQPVDISQAVTERIKAQRRLAENPYDVSAICMLNRAQEQVDAWAQSNTVPGLFTGSTGAQVLTSEELSNSGPQAWLKKDQFLRAAPVSGGVGEFLMRKMGWRTGEGLGRNREGTVEPIIIDFKVDRKGLVAEGEKPQKQTGGLVVTKDLMGKHPVSALIELCNKRRIMQPEFVMVHHSGPDHRKNFLFKVTLNGVDYQPQTASPNKKHAKAMAATVALQALGEVPADGPGLYTGPVFTAASTGPLFST, encoded by the exons atggcggCCAACATAGAACAAATCTTTCAGGACTTCATATTGAGTAAAATCAGAGAAATTGAAGACCAGAATGAAGACAAAAC AGCTGTTGAAGGAGCAGGAGCTGCCAGTGAAATGGTTAGAGATGAGATAGCCACCTCAGACAGAGAGAAGCAGGAAGACGTGAGACGCAGTGGTTCACAGAAGAAacataaaaagcacaaaaaacataaaagtaagaagaagaaaaggaaccGAGAGAACGAAAAGGAAAGCAGCTCAGAGTCTGGGGCAGAACTGGAAGGAACCAAACATCAAACaag AAGAGGAACACCAGCAGATGTGGATATGGAACAAG ATGAGGATAAGCAGAGCAAGTCCAAGTCCCACAAGCGGCACTCATcagggaagaggaagaagaagaagagaaagaggaaaggcGATGACAACTCATCAGATTCTGACTCCCCATACATGTCAAGACCGAGGGACAGTAAATGTGGTCGAGCCTCCTCGCCAAGACGACGAGAGGAGCTGCCTGATATAATCCCCAAACAG GACAGCTCCAATAAAGGAAGAAGAGATGAGGAGAATCAtgggaggaggagcagatcCCTCTCACCGTCAAATTCCCATTATCGTTCGCATTCCCGTTCAGTAAGGAGAAGCTCACGTTCACGGTGTGGACACCACCACCAAAGATCAAGGAGTCGCTCTTTATCCAGTTCACAATGCCACAGGACCCGGTCAAG CTCCTCAGAGAAGAGAGGAGCTGTTGAGGTGTCCGCTAAGGTTCCTTCAAAAAGCCATGAGCCACCTGTGCTGGCCTCCAGTCCGACGCCAAGAAACATCAAAACAGAGGAGCTGACAGAGTCACGGCCTACAGAGTTACATAACCAAGACCAGTGTAAAATGCCAGCAGAGAAGAAAGCAgaggaaacaacacaacaattag CTGCAGGTTGTGGCATATCCCAATCTGCACTGAACAAGTCCATAGTGACTGAACACAAGCAGACTGCTGAGCCCATCATTTCTCAACTGAAAGcatcagaaaaccttaacacagacagaaaatcaccagcaaagaagaagaagaagaaaacgtcCAAGTCTCCACAGAGGAGCAAAGATGGAAAGTCgtcaaaaaataagaaaagatcCAGGTCCCCATGTAGGAGCCACAGGAGGGGATCCAGATCTCGCAGCCGTTTAAGGAGGACAAAATCCAGATCAAG GTCAGGCGGCCGGACGTCCAGGAGGTCACGCTCACGCTCCAGGTCAGCGTCACGGAGTCGGAGGAGGGCGCCGTACAGTCAGAGGGATCGCTGGAAACGAGAGCCAAGTCACTCACCCGTACTCATCCTCCGCAAAGATAGATCCCCTACAAGGAAACATGATAGCTCGAGCAACAGTCCTCACCGCATCACTGAACTAG ATAAGGAGCAGCTGTTGGAAATTGCCAAGGCCAATGCTGCTGCCATGTGTGCCAAAGCAGGTATGCCCATTCCTGCCAGCCTGAGGTCCACAGTGCTTCCCCTGACTCTGCCCAGTATGGCTATGAACGCCGCAGTGGCCAGTATGACTGCCG cCACCATGACGGCAGCCTTGTCAAACATGGGTTCTCTGTCTTCACTGCTAGCGCTACCCTCTATAACCAACAAAcctccccctgctgctgctgctgctgctgctcagcccAACATGGCTGCTTTGGAGGAAGTGAAGAGGAAAGTGGCAAAGCAGGCCAACACCATCAGCATCAAGGAGTTTACTGAT aaatgtaaGATGATTGTGGACAGTAAAGGAGAGCTGCCAGTGGCTGTTCCTCATGTGTcagatgaagaggatgatggGAAACCATTTGGAGGATCAGCTCTTCGGGAGCAAAAAGCCATCAGCTTCAACATCAAT AACACAGCAGTTCGTCCTACAGTGCGCAGTGATGCCGGCATAGCCAAGGAGTTTCCCGTGTCTTCGGGGTCCCAGCATCGGAAGAAG GAGGGCGAGACATTGGGTGCCTACGGAGAATGGGTTCCAGTGGACAAAACAGCAGACAAGACTGCAGGTGCCTCCAGGAAGGCCCAGAGTCACATTCCCACAACATCTGCCACCTCGTCTTCATCAGCCAAAGCTGTGGCAGTGGCAGCAGGGTCACCAGAGGCTGTTGAACAACCAGCACCCGTTAATGACAGCGTTTTTCCTGACCCAGTGCAGCAG CCAGTAGATATCTCTCAGGCTGTAACCGAGAGAATCAAAGCTCAGAGGCGTTTGGCTGAGAATCCATATGATGTCAGTGCGATCTGCATGCTCAACCGAGCACAAGAGCAG GTGGATGCGTGGGCCCAGTCCAACACTGTCCCCGGTCTCTTTACTGGTTCTACTGGAGCACAGGTCCTCACCTCAGAGGAGCTGTCCAACAGTGGACCACAAGCATGGCTGAAGAAG GACCAGTTCCTTAGGGCGGCTCCAGTATCAGGGGGTGTGGGGGAGTTCCTGATGAGGAAGATGGGCTGGAGGACGGGGGAGGGCCTGGGGAGGAACCGTGAGGGTACCGTGGAGCCAATTATCATTGACTTCAAAGTGGACCGCAAAG GACTGGTTGCTGAAGGAGAGAAGCCACAGAAGCAGACGGGAGGACTGGTGGTAACCAAGGATCTAATGG GTAAACACCCAGTGTCCGCTCTCATTGAGCTGTGCAACAAGAGGCGGATCATGCAGCCTGAGTTTGTCATGGTTCACCACAGTGGTCCTGACCATCGCAAGAATTTTCTCTTCAAG GTCACATTGAATGGTGTGGACTACCAACCACAGACAGCAAGCCCAAACAAGAAACATGCCAAGGCCATGGCAGCTACAGTTGCCTTGCAGGCTCTGGGAGAG GTTCCTGCTGATGGACCAGGACTCTACACTGGCCCTGTCTTCACTGCTGCTTCTACTGGCCCTTTGTTCTCTACATAG